The following are from one region of the Stanieria cyanosphaera PCC 7437 genome:
- a CDS encoding SulP family inorganic anion transporter — MNTQILKREWLFNTRQDLLAGAVVGLALIPEAIAFSIIAGVDPKVGLYTSFIIAVITAFLGGRPGSISAATGAMALLMIDLVKDHGLQYLLAATFLTGVLQVIFGVLKLGRQMKYVPRAVMIGYINALAVLIFLAQLPQLTNVPVTVYILTVLSLAIIYILPRFTKAVPSPLVALAVMTIAAIALKLDVPTVGDMGELPTTLPLFALPQVPFNLETLRIIFPYSLTMAIVGLLASFLTAALVDDLTDTPSDKNQEAKGQGIANIVTAFFGGMAGCGMIGQSVINVQSGGRGRLSTLSAGVFLLFAILVLKNWVKQMPMAALVAVMIMVSIGTFRWSSFKNIPRIPRTETVVMLTTMFVTIFTRNFALGVATGIVMSTVFFSRKIALLVFVDKVLSDDGTHRIYKVAGQIFFLSKEDFLQSFDFRELVDRVTIDLTQAHLWDQGAVEVVDKAVNKFRRNGADVEVVGLNEASATLFDRLAINKESVVIKNQNFEP, encoded by the coding sequence TTGAATACTCAAATTTTAAAGCGGGAGTGGCTTTTTAACACCAGACAAGATCTTTTGGCAGGGGCAGTAGTAGGACTGGCATTGATTCCAGAAGCGATCGCTTTTTCAATCATTGCTGGAGTCGATCCCAAAGTAGGACTCTATACTTCATTTATTATTGCTGTTATAACAGCTTTTTTGGGGGGAAGACCAGGATCGATTTCGGCTGCGACAGGAGCGATGGCACTGTTGATGATCGATCTAGTTAAGGATCATGGTTTACAGTATCTTTTGGCAGCCACTTTTTTAACAGGAGTATTACAGGTAATATTTGGAGTACTAAAACTAGGTCGACAAATGAAATATGTACCTAGGGCGGTGATGATTGGTTATATCAATGCCTTAGCTGTGTTAATTTTCTTGGCGCAGTTACCTCAACTAACTAATGTCCCCGTAACGGTCTATATCCTAACGGTTCTTTCCTTGGCAATTATTTATATTTTGCCTCGCTTTACCAAAGCCGTTCCTTCTCCCCTGGTGGCTTTAGCAGTAATGACCATAGCTGCGATCGCACTCAAGCTAGATGTTCCTACTGTGGGAGATATGGGAGAGTTACCCACCACACTACCCTTATTTGCCTTGCCTCAAGTGCCATTTAATCTGGAAACTTTAAGAATTATTTTCCCCTATTCTTTGACAATGGCGATCGTAGGTTTGTTAGCTTCTTTTCTCACGGCTGCTTTGGTAGACGATCTTACAGATACTCCCAGTGATAAAAACCAAGAAGCCAAAGGGCAAGGTATTGCCAACATTGTGACAGCTTTTTTTGGCGGTATGGCGGGTTGTGGCATGATTGGACAATCGGTAATCAATGTACAATCGGGTGGTCGAGGTAGATTATCAACTCTTTCGGCTGGGGTTTTTCTGTTGTTTGCCATTCTGGTGTTAAAAAATTGGGTCAAACAAATGCCAATGGCTGCCCTCGTTGCCGTGATGATTATGGTTTCGATTGGGACTTTTCGTTGGTCATCTTTTAAAAATATTCCCCGCATTCCTCGCACCGAAACGGTAGTGATGTTAACTACCATGTTTGTCACTATTTTTACTCGTAATTTTGCTCTGGGAGTAGCAACCGGAATTGTCATGAGTACGGTATTCTTTTCCCGTAAGATTGCTTTGTTAGTTTTTGTGGATAAAGTATTAAGTGATGATGGAACTCACCGCATTTATAAAGTAGCTGGTCAAATTTTCTTTTTATCGAAAGAAGATTTTTTACAATCCTTTGATTTTAGGGAACTAGTTGATCGCGTTACCATTGATTTAACTCAGGCTCACCTTTGGGATCAAGGAGCAGTGGAAGTAGTTGATAAAGCAGTCAATAAATTTCGTCGGAATGGTGCAGACGTAGAAGTGGTTGGTTTGAATGAAGCCAGTGCAACTTTATTTGACCGATTGGCAATTAATAAAGAATCCGTAGTCATAAAAAATCAAAACTTTGAACCATGA
- a CDS encoding universal stress protein: MNKILLCTDGSAFAENLYRYGAWFATRLQAEVDVLCVSDIRTQQAVSTENLSGTIGIDASENLLNHLVKLEHEQAKINHQRAKLVLQAAAQNLKAEGVNQINLLHETGFLVDCLAKFEADCDLVLLGKRGETTSSTSGQLGANLEAVVRSSQKPCLVTSPQFKPIERVLIAYDGSSNCRKIMQFIADSCVFDGLELHIVTVAKSREEPSAIALIEEARQLAQQAGFEPICYLLEGHSEPKLSQYITEQDINLLLMGAYGHNRIRHLVIGSTTAQMFKSSHIPVLLFR, encoded by the coding sequence ATGAACAAAATTTTACTTTGTACCGATGGTTCGGCTTTTGCCGAAAATCTCTACCGTTATGGAGCATGGTTTGCTACTCGCCTACAGGCAGAAGTGGATGTTCTCTGCGTAAGCGATATTCGCACTCAACAAGCAGTGTCTACAGAAAACTTAAGCGGTACGATTGGCATTGATGCTTCAGAAAATTTACTCAATCATTTGGTGAAATTGGAACATGAACAAGCTAAGATCAATCACCAACGAGCAAAGTTAGTTTTGCAAGCAGCAGCCCAAAACCTTAAAGCAGAAGGAGTAAACCAGATTAATCTTCTCCACGAAACGGGTTTTCTAGTCGATTGTTTGGCAAAATTTGAGGCTGATTGCGATCTGGTTTTGTTAGGAAAAAGAGGTGAAACAACTAGTTCGACTTCTGGACAATTGGGAGCAAATTTAGAAGCAGTTGTTCGCAGTAGTCAGAAACCCTGCTTAGTAACTTCTCCCCAATTTAAACCAATAGAACGTGTTCTGATTGCCTATGATGGTAGTTCAAATTGCCGAAAAATTATGCAATTTATCGCAGATTCTTGCGTATTTGATGGTTTAGAACTGCATATTGTTACTGTTGCTAAGAGTAGAGAAGAACCATCAGCGATCGCTTTAATTGAGGAAGCAAGGCAATTGGCACAACAGGCTGGATTTGAACCAATTTGTTATTTACTAGAAGGACATTCCGAACCAAAACTTTCGCAGTATATTACTGAACAAGACATTAATTTATTGTTGATGGGTGCTTACGGACATAACCGAATTCGTCATTTAGTAATCGGTAGTACTACGGCTCAAATGTTTAAAAGCAGTCATATTCCCGTTTTATTATTTCGATGA
- a CDS encoding GGDEF domain-containing protein yields MNSRFKKYFKFIHHPKFCLLINIIWTLSIGYLDYLILLDISLSNVYLLPIISTTWLTNRFYGFIISILAACLWLFAELIAKDHAYSITIWNGLVDLSIFILITYILSQLKLAYEQEKYWARYDGLTGIYNRRFGLNLLATEINRSRRFKHSFSVAYFDLDNFKQVNDRLGHQAGDNLLKEIIKIIRKSIRGYDLLIRLGGDEVLLVLPKSNYNNTQQVIERIQTLINQNIQIKFSSVSLSVGVATFLDVPRSIDDILEKADALMYLVKQRGKNGIEHQIF; encoded by the coding sequence ATGAATTCTCGATTTAAAAAATATTTTAAGTTCATTCACCATCCCAAATTTTGCCTACTGATAAATATAATTTGGACATTATCAATTGGTTATCTTGACTATCTAATTTTATTAGATATATCTCTTTCTAATGTTTATCTGTTACCAATAATTTCCACTACCTGGTTGACCAATAGATTTTATGGTTTTATCATATCGATTTTAGCAGCCTGTTTATGGCTATTTGCTGAATTAATAGCTAAAGATCATGCCTATAGTATTACTATTTGGAATGGTTTAGTTGATTTAAGCATTTTTATCCTTATTACCTATATATTGTCCCAATTAAAATTAGCCTATGAACAGGAAAAATATTGGGCAAGATATGATGGTTTAACAGGTATTTATAATCGTCGATTCGGTCTTAATTTATTAGCTACAGAAATTAATCGCTCTCGTCGGTTTAAGCATTCTTTTAGTGTAGCCTATTTCGATCTAGATAATTTTAAACAAGTTAATGATCGCCTAGGTCACCAAGCTGGTGATAACTTATTAAAAGAAATAATTAAAATTATCCGAAAATCCATTCGTGGCTATGATTTGTTAATTCGTTTGGGTGGAGATGAAGTACTATTAGTCTTACCCAAAAGCAATTATAATAACACTCAACAAGTAATTGAGCGGATTCAAACTTTAATTAACCAGAACATACAAATTAAGTTTTCATCTGTAAGTCTTAGTGTCGGTGTAGCAACTTTTTTAGATGTACCCAGATCGATTGATGACATTCTTGAGAAAGCAGATGCTTTAATGTATTTAGTTAAACAACGAGGTAAAAATGGAATTGAACATCAAATATTTTAG
- a CDS encoding dehydrogenase E1 component subunit alpha/beta, with translation MESLLKEFTTSLVKQLTPEIKKRIIRKALLSRFLEEKLLELYSQGKLFGTVHTCIGQEFSGAVITEFLQPGDSIFSNHRCHGHFLSWTENVTGLIAEIMGKQAGVCSGRGGSQHLCQDGFFSNGIQGGIVPVATGLAFARKLDGKGKIATVFIGDGTLGEGVIYEAFNLAAKWELPLLVVLENNGYAQSTCQTETLAGDICDRAAAFGIGTAKGDTWNWEQLYAIADDLVNYVRDEGKPAFLQIDTFRLKAHSKGDDNRPRSVVEPYEQKDPLNLLLAESNPEIIALQQEIEQLIDKAVAEAEASPYPEVKLPTIQEQKIEWQEATVSKQRLVKAINQTFKDLMQEQPKMLFIGEDVKSPYGGAFKVAQELSDLFAERVFNTPISEAAIVGLSTGLAMEGYYPFVEIMFGDFTTLILDQILNHASKFRYMYDEKVTANAVIRTPMGGGRGYGPTHSQTLDRHFLGIPGLRVIAINNLLEPKPIYQTILETSLDTTLVIENKLLYSQYLRQELPEGFKRFVSNEPLPTVWLKPETVAVDVTLIGYGGMSETLVKVCDRLFEEHDLIAQIICPTQIYPFNIKPCLEIIAQSRILAIVEEGQGFAGFGAEIVAQLAEADASFLSKVTRIVPPATSIPASGSVEKDILPNVDKIIAAIVEM, from the coding sequence ATGGAATCACTGTTAAAAGAATTCACAACCTCTTTAGTAAAACAACTGACACCAGAGATAAAAAAAAGAATTATTCGTAAAGCTCTGCTTTCCCGTTTTCTAGAAGAAAAATTATTAGAATTATATAGTCAAGGAAAATTATTTGGTACAGTTCATACTTGCATTGGACAAGAGTTTTCTGGAGCAGTAATTACAGAATTTTTGCAACCAGGAGACTCAATTTTTTCTAATCATCGCTGTCACGGTCATTTTCTTTCTTGGACAGAGAATGTCACAGGTTTGATCGCAGAGATTATGGGCAAACAGGCTGGTGTTTGTAGTGGCAGAGGTGGCAGTCAGCATTTATGTCAAGATGGCTTTTTCTCTAATGGTATTCAAGGCGGGATCGTTCCCGTTGCCACTGGATTGGCTTTTGCTCGTAAGTTAGATGGTAAGGGTAAAATTGCTACCGTTTTTATCGGTGATGGTACTTTAGGGGAGGGAGTTATTTATGAGGCTTTTAATCTAGCAGCTAAATGGGAATTACCCCTGTTAGTAGTACTGGAAAATAACGGTTATGCTCAGTCTACTTGCCAAACAGAAACTTTAGCTGGAGATATCTGCGATCGCGCTGCTGCCTTTGGTATTGGTACTGCGAAAGGAGATACCTGGAACTGGGAACAACTGTATGCGATCGCCGATGATCTAGTTAACTACGTTAGAGATGAGGGTAAACCTGCTTTCTTGCAAATAGATACTTTCCGCCTCAAGGCACACTCCAAGGGAGATGATAATCGACCCCGTAGCGTAGTCGAACCTTACGAACAAAAAGATCCTCTCAATCTCTTGTTAGCTGAATCTAATCCAGAAATAATCGCACTGCAACAGGAAATCGAACAGTTAATTGACAAAGCAGTAGCAGAGGCAGAAGCTTCTCCCTATCCAGAGGTAAAATTGCCAACTATCCAAGAACAAAAAATTGAATGGCAAGAAGCAACTGTTAGCAAACAGCGATTAGTCAAAGCTATAAATCAAACCTTTAAAGATTTAATGCAGGAACAGCCAAAAATGCTGTTTATCGGAGAAGATGTTAAATCTCCTTATGGTGGGGCATTTAAAGTAGCGCAAGAACTCTCGGATTTATTTGCCGAACGGGTTTTTAATACTCCAATTTCGGAAGCAGCCATTGTTGGTTTGTCTACTGGTTTAGCTATGGAAGGATACTATCCTTTCGTTGAAATCATGTTCGGTGATTTTACCACCTTGATCTTGGATCAGATTCTCAACCATGCCAGCAAGTTCCGCTATATGTACGACGAGAAAGTTACAGCCAACGCGGTCATTCGCACGCCGATGGGAGGAGGCAGGGGTTATGGCCCTACTCACAGTCAAACCTTAGACCGTCATTTTTTAGGCATTCCAGGCTTAAGAGTTATTGCAATTAATAATTTGCTCGAACCTAAACCAATCTACCAAACAATCCTGGAAACTAGCCTAGATACTACTCTAGTCATCGAAAATAAATTACTTTATTCCCAATATTTGCGGCAGGAATTACCAGAAGGCTTCAAGCGGTTCGTTAGTAACGAACCTCTTCCCACTGTTTGGCTTAAACCAGAAACAGTTGCCGTAGATGTTACTCTAATTGGCTATGGTGGCATGAGTGAAACTTTAGTCAAAGTTTGCGATCGCCTGTTTGAAGAACACGACTTAATTGCCCAAATTATCTGTCCGACACAGATTTATCCTTTTAACATCAAACCTTGCTTAGAAATTATTGCCCAAAGTAGAATACTCGCGATCGTTGAAGAAGGGCAAGGGTTTGCTGGATTTGGGGCCGAAATCGTCGCTCAACTAGCTGAAGCAGATGCTTCCTTCTTATCCAAAGTAACTAGAATTGTACCTCCAGCCACCTCCATTCCTGCTTCTGGTTCAGTGGAGAAAGATATTTTACCTAATGTCGACAAGATAATTGCTGCGATCGTGGAAATGTAA
- a CDS encoding acyltransferase, whose product MNKLKLTQLFLKEFQWKTPILTTLLGWIPSLPGLGLRYLFYPFIFKKMGRSVKIYPDVRLKNAQNIEIGFGVVLHQGVEINLNSDNELKIGDRVNLARDVGISCTEEQNKIELDNVVSLDRGVELRAHGGGQIYIGERTYVGPYTCISGYGTISIGKDCLIASHCSIYAHNYIFSDPNKTIKEQGFVSKGIAIEDDCWLGSGVKVVDGVTIGKGSVIAAGSVVMKNIPPYSIAAGFPAKVIAKRESNELSLV is encoded by the coding sequence ATGAATAAGTTAAAACTAACTCAATTATTTTTGAAAGAGTTTCAGTGGAAAACACCAATATTAACAACTTTATTAGGCTGGATTCCTTCTTTACCTGGATTAGGATTAAGATATTTATTCTACCCTTTTATCTTTAAAAAAATGGGTCGTTCGGTCAAGATTTATCCTGATGTAAGATTAAAAAATGCTCAAAATATTGAAATAGGATTTGGAGTTGTTCTTCATCAAGGAGTCGAAATAAATCTAAATTCAGATAATGAACTAAAAATTGGCGATCGCGTTAATTTAGCTAGAGATGTGGGGATTAGTTGTACCGAGGAGCAAAATAAAATTGAGTTAGATAATGTAGTTAGTTTAGACCGAGGTGTGGAACTAAGGGCGCACGGTGGCGGTCAGATTTACATTGGAGAGAGAACGTATGTCGGGCCATATACTTGCATTTCTGGATATGGAACAATTTCTATTGGTAAAGACTGTTTGATCGCTTCCCATTGCTCTATTTATGCCCACAATTACATATTTTCTGACCCTAATAAAACGATTAAAGAACAAGGTTTTGTCAGTAAAGGTATTGCAATAGAAGATGATTGCTGGCTAGGTAGTGGAGTCAAGGTAGTTGATGGAGTGACTATTGGTAAAGGTAGTGTAATCGCAGCAGGATCAGTTGTGATGAAAAATATACCTCCCTATTCAATTGCTGCCGGATTTCCAGCAAAAGTAATAGCTAAAAGAGAAAGTAATGAATTGAGTTTAGTCTAA